Sequence from the Erythrobacter insulae genome:
TGGAACGTATCGATCAGCGGCGCTTCCCTGCCGCCAAGATCAATGCGGTCTGGTTTGCGAGTCGAAATTTCACCCATGAGCAGGAAGATACTGCCCGGTAACGCCGGGCGCATCCTTTAAGTAGGAAATGATCGCATCCACTCCCGCACCCACACGCGCTGCGCCGATTACATTGGCTCGTTTGGGGGTGTATTCTCGTGCAAGATCCCGCGCGAGCGAGCGCCGCCAGTCATCATGATCCTTGCCAGCGGCCGGCAGTATTATCACCAAAGCCTCGGTTTCTGCTGCACTCAAAAGGGCAGCGGCCTGGTCCAAGTACAATTTGAAAAACTCAGCGCTCGCCGCGATGCCGCTATCAGGCAGTGAATTCACGGTTAGCACGGCCTGCATCAGTCAGCCGGTCTTTCACGGTGCATGGTGATACCGATTTTCTCGTTCGCCTCGGCGATGGCGAGCTTCACGATCTTTATCGTTACAGCCTGAACCCGCGTATCCTGCACAAACAGGCTT
This genomic interval carries:
- a CDS encoding Rossmann fold domain-containing protein; translated protein: MLTVNSLPDSGIAASAEFFKLYLDQAAALLSAAETEALVIILPAAGKDHDDWRRSLARDLAREYTPKRANVIGAARVGAGVDAIISYLKDAPGVTGQYLPAHG